GCATTGCCTGGACAGCACCGGAAAGCTGCTGGGCAAGATTCTGATACCCGAATGCGTCTCCAACGTTTGTTTCGGCGGTCCCAAACGTCACCGCCTGTTCATCACCGCGACGACGTCGCTCTATAGCGTGCTGATGCCGGTCACTGGTTGGAAGACGTTCTAGAGCCAATTCACGCGATTTGTTAGAGCCGATCTGTGCCTGTTCAGTACCAGTCGACGCGGTGCCAGCTGCCGGGACCGAGCGTGCCGACCATGTTGAACGTGTCCCTGCCCGGCACCTCATAGGTGCCGCCGTCGGTCCAGGCACTCGTCTCCGACGTCATCTTCCAGCTGCCGTCCTTGGCAGAGAAGGTGCCGCTGTGGCCGAACACGTCTTCCTGATAAAACACGTAGGTGCCGTCGGCGGCGATATCGAGGGTCCAGCGCTTCCAATCATTGCCTTCGAAGATGTAGAGCTCCCATAGCCCGACCACTTGACCCTCGACCGGCCCATCGACCGCGACCAGCGGCTCGCCGAGCTCTTTGAGCCTGACCTGCGCATCGTAGTGACCCATGTCGGCGGCCATGCGGTACCAACGAACGGCTTCGGTGTAGTCGGGTTCAATGCCATCGCCATAATAATAGGTGTCACCGAGGTCGTAGGGCGCGTCATAGTGTCCTTGTTCAGCGGCGGCTTTCAGCCAGCGGATCGACTCCGCCATGTCGATGTCGGCGCCTTCGCCCAGATAGTAGACCCAGCCCATTTCATACTGGGCATCCATGTGACCCTGCTCAGCGGCCATCAGGGTCCATCGGGCCGACTCGGCGAGATCGAGCGGCACGCCCTCTCCGGCGTAATACATGCTGCCCAGCGCGAACTGCGCTTCGGCATGGCCTTGCTCGGCGGCCTGGCGCGTCCAATGCGCCGACTGCTTGAGATCGACCGCTATGCCGTCGCCCCAATAGAGCATCTCGCTGTACTGGAACTGCGCGTCCGCATGACCTTGCTCGGCCGCTGCCAGGAACCACTTGGCCGCCTCGTCATAGCTCTGTTTGGTGCCCATACCATCGAAGTAGAGGAAAGCCACCTCGTACTGGGCATCCGCGTTGCCAGCCTCGGCCTCGGCCAGATACTCGGTGAAGGCAGTCTGATAGTCGCCTTGATTGTACGCCTGTTCGGCCTCGACCATGCCGGCGCTGGCGGGCAGCGACGAAACCCCCAAAACGACCAACAGGACACCAAGAAATCGAACAACGGCTTGCGGCATCATGACCTCCCTCACCGCGCCACCCGCTCGCGGTGGCGATCGGCGCTCCTCGACGACATTAGACCATTCGCGAAAGATCCGCACACGTGACATTCCTGCACACGCCGCCTAGAACGGACGCCACCTGGGCGCAGCGCTGCCGAAACCGGTAGATCGGCATTGTGGCCGGCAGGCGGCATCGCGGTGATCTGAAGGGGGCTGCATGGCATCTGGCAAACCGACCAACCGACGCGTCGTTGCCGCCGGTTTAGTCGGTAACGTGCTGGAGTGGTACGATTTCGCCGTCTATGGCTACCTGGCACCGGCCATCGGCTATCTGTTCTTTCCCTCAGACGACCCCACGGCATCGCTTCTCGCGGCCTTTGGCGCCTTCGCCGCCGGATTCCTGATGCGCCCGATTGGCGGCATTCTGCTGGGCCATATTGGTGACCGGTTCGGGCGTCGACGCGCATTGACGATCTCCGTCGCCATGATGGCGGTCCCGACATTCCTGATGGGCGTACTGCCGACAACGGTGGATATTGGCGTCGCCGCGGCGTTTGTGCTTGTCATCATGCGCATGATCCAGGGCCTTGCGGTGGGCGGCGAATACATCGGCTCTTTCGCGTTCCTGGCCGAACGGGCGCCAAAGGGTCGCAAGAACTTCTATACGGCGTGGAGCCTGGTGGGCGGTATCATGGGCACGCTGATGGGTTCAGGCGTCGCCGCCTTCTTCGCCAGCATCACGGATGAAGCGGCGATGAACGAATGGGGCTGGCGCATCCCCTTTTTGTTGAGCGCGGTCGTCGCCCTGCTCGCCTTTTTCATTCGTCGCAGCATCCCTGACGAAACCATGCCGGCCAAACCGAAAAGAATGCCGGTTGTGGAAGCGGCGCAGACGAATTGGCCGCAGATCCTGCAAGTCATTGGACTGACGGTGATAACGGCAATCACCTTTTACACCATCTTCATCTACGTTGCCGCCTGGCTGCCTC
The sequence above is a segment of the Pseudomonadota bacterium genome. Coding sequences within it:
- a CDS encoding MFS transporter, with protein sequence MASGKPTNRRVVAAGLVGNVLEWYDFAVYGYLAPAIGYLFFPSDDPTASLLAAFGAFAAGFLMRPIGGILLGHIGDRFGRRRALTISVAMMAVPTFLMGVLPTTVDIGVAAAFVLVIMRMIQGLAVGGEYIGSFAFLAERAPKGRKNFYTAWSLVGGIMGTLMGSGVAAFFASITDEAAMNEWGWRIPFLLSAVVALLAFFIRRSIPDETMPAKPKRMPVVEAAQTNWPQILQVIGLTVITAITFYTIFIYVAAWLPQQTSMSHAQALDINTIALLVLLVGIPSAGLLADRLGCRWTLIIGSASFVLLSYPLLLLMHHDSFTLALAGQAGLAVVLSIYAGAMPVSMADLFPRHVRMSAMGLSYNVTYAALGGTAPLVAGWLVGSTGDAMAFAWYMIAAAVVSLAVTFTLPKALGQKLE
- a CDS encoding tetratricopeptide repeat protein — its product is MMPQAVVRFLGVLLVVLGVSSLPASAGMVEAEQAYNQGDYQTAFTEYLAEAEAGNADAQYEVAFLYFDGMGTKQSYDEAAKWFLAAAEQGHADAQFQYSEMLYWGDGIAVDLKQSAHWTRQAAEQGHAEAQFALGSMYYAGEGVPLDLAESARWTLMAAEQGHMDAQYEMGWVYYLGEGADIDMAESIRWLKAAAEQGHYDAPYDLGDTYYYGDGIEPDYTEAVRWYRMAADMGHYDAQVRLKELGEPLVAVDGPVEGQVVGLWELYIFEGNDWKRWTLDIAADGTYVFYQEDVFGHSGTFSAKDGSWKMTSETSAWTDGGTYEVPGRDTFNMVGTLGPGSWHRVDWY